A window from Streptomyces sp. NBC_00299 encodes these proteins:
- a CDS encoding response regulator: MPSDAKILIVDDHEDTLYALESALAPLGYLLARATSGDQALKQVLRGKVGLLLLDVRMPGVSGLDVVRYMRRVEQTQHIPVILLTGFGADQELTSTAFRLGVADLVLKPIDPWALRTKVRYLYDAHERHRALEAEVRELRALVKGHAEVEEPGPRPALPHPDARLPPQRDTPAGNRT, from the coding sequence ATGCCGTCGGATGCCAAGATCCTCATCGTCGACGATCACGAGGACACGCTGTACGCGCTGGAGAGTGCCCTGGCCCCGCTGGGGTACCTGCTGGCCCGGGCCACCAGCGGTGACCAGGCGCTCAAGCAGGTGCTCCGCGGAAAGGTCGGCCTCCTGCTGCTGGACGTGCGCATGCCCGGCGTCAGCGGCCTGGACGTCGTGCGCTACATGCGGCGGGTGGAGCAGACCCAGCACATACCGGTCATCCTCCTCACCGGCTTCGGCGCGGACCAGGAACTGACCTCCACCGCCTTCCGGCTCGGCGTCGCCGACCTCGTCCTGAAGCCCATCGACCCGTGGGCGCTGCGCACCAAGGTCCGCTACCTGTACGACGCCCACGAGCGCCACCGCGCACTGGAGGCGGAGGTCCGGGAGTTACGCGCCCTGGTCAAGGGCCACGCCGAGGTCGAAGAACCCGGACCGCGCCCCGCCCTGCCCCACCCGGACGCCCGCCTTCCGCCACAGCGCGACACCCCGGCGGGGAACCGGACATAA
- a CDS encoding helix-turn-helix domain-containing protein, which produces MYHTWMRFFTPGPAHHRLGLVCLGVGLQYGALPTVGPRVLDHHVAVVISTGAGWYAAPDGRRTTVTAPALLWLTPGMPHHYAPDPGTGWDEGFVDFTGPAAPTYTELGYIEPGRPVVPLSDAAGPRAVIGRIARAARRDNPLLEVETGAAVHELLVALRRARADLAPDGDQVLKALARDACLPLTVADHAARHGMTLAELRTAVRRGAGCSPKDYLLGIRLGRAKELLAATELPVAAVARRVGYDDPAYFSRLFTRRVGMAPVRFRAQQGRTVPGGWSNQVPDPDDPPVIERTTT; this is translated from the coding sequence ATGTATCACACCTGGATGCGTTTCTTCACGCCCGGCCCCGCCCACCATCGCCTCGGCCTCGTCTGCCTCGGCGTGGGCCTCCAGTACGGCGCCCTGCCGACCGTCGGACCGAGGGTCCTGGACCACCATGTCGCCGTCGTGATCAGTACCGGCGCCGGCTGGTACGCCGCCCCCGACGGCCGCCGTACGACCGTCACCGCGCCCGCGCTGCTGTGGCTGACCCCCGGCATGCCGCACCACTACGCGCCCGACCCCGGCACCGGCTGGGACGAGGGCTTCGTCGACTTCACCGGGCCCGCCGCGCCGACGTACACCGAACTCGGCTACATCGAGCCCGGCAGGCCCGTCGTGCCGCTGTCCGACGCCGCCGGCCCACGTGCCGTCATCGGGCGCATCGCCCGCGCCGCGCGCCGCGACAACCCCCTGCTGGAGGTGGAGACCGGCGCCGCCGTCCACGAGCTCCTCGTCGCCCTGCGCCGCGCCCGCGCCGACCTCGCCCCCGACGGCGACCAGGTCCTCAAGGCCCTCGCACGCGACGCGTGCCTGCCGCTGACGGTCGCCGACCACGCCGCCCGGCACGGCATGACCCTCGCCGAACTGCGCACCGCCGTGCGGCGCGGCGCCGGCTGCAGCCCCAAGGACTATCTGCTCGGCATCCGTCTGGGCCGCGCCAAGGAACTGCTCGCCGCCACCGAACTGCCCGTCGCCGCCGTCGCCCGCCGCGTCGGCTACGACGACCCCGCCTACTTCTCCCGCCTGTTCACCCGCCGCGTCGGCATGGCCCCGGTCCGCTTCCGCGCCCAGCAGGGCCGGACCGTCCCGGGCGGCTGGAGCAACCAGGTCCCCGACCCCGACGATCCACCCGTGATCGAACGAACGACCACCTGA
- a CDS encoding chorismate mutase produces the protein MTSNTSPGDVDPAVREELARLRDSIDNIDAAVVHMLAERFKATQQVGLLKAGHQLPPADPAREARQIARLRTLAENAKLDPAFAEKFLNFIIAEVIRHHESIAEDTVNGSASTPNRS, from the coding sequence ATGACCAGCAACACGTCCCCCGGCGACGTCGACCCGGCCGTCCGTGAAGAGCTCGCCCGGCTGCGCGACAGCATCGACAACATCGACGCGGCCGTCGTCCACATGCTCGCCGAGCGCTTCAAGGCCACCCAGCAGGTCGGCCTCCTCAAGGCCGGGCACCAGCTCCCGCCCGCGGACCCGGCCCGCGAGGCCCGCCAGATCGCCCGCCTGCGCACCCTCGCCGAGAACGCCAAGCTGGACCCGGCCTTCGCGGAGAAGTTCCTCAACTTCATCATCGCCGAGGTCATCAGGCACCACGAGAGCATCGCCGAGGACACCGTCAACGGCTCCGCGTCCACGCCGAATCGCTCCTAG